From Rhodococcus sp. B7740, one genomic window encodes:
- a CDS encoding CGNR zinc finger domain-containing protein: MLFAHDAELSLLSAVALVNSAEDPDTLTTREQLAEFFIEQGYSGRFDGDDAELEAVRALRPTLRALLTSSRDDAVVEVNRLLAESSALPRLVRHGDLDWHVHAVADDSPLVTRIVVETAMAMIDVIRADELSRFDVCADPDCNGLVLDLSRNRSRRFCSTTCGNRAAVAAYRARKAQ; encoded by the coding sequence ATGCTTTTTGCTCATGACGCGGAATTGTCGTTGCTGTCCGCCGTGGCCTTGGTCAATTCGGCCGAGGACCCGGACACACTGACCACGCGGGAGCAGCTCGCCGAGTTCTTCATCGAACAGGGGTACTCCGGCCGGTTCGACGGCGACGACGCCGAGCTCGAGGCGGTGCGGGCGCTGCGGCCGACCCTGCGCGCACTGCTCACCAGCAGCCGCGACGACGCCGTGGTGGAGGTGAACCGTCTTCTCGCCGAGTCCTCGGCCCTGCCCCGACTGGTTCGTCACGGAGATCTCGACTGGCACGTCCATGCCGTCGCCGACGACAGTCCCCTCGTGACCCGCATCGTGGTCGAGACCGCGATGGCCATGATCGACGTCATCCGGGCAGACGAGCTCTCGCGCTTCGACGTCTGCGCCGATCCGGACTGCAACGGGCTGGTGCTCGACCTCTCACGCAACCGGTCGCGTCGGTTCTGCAGCACCACGTGCGGCAACCGCGCGGCGGTTGCTGCGTATCGAGCGCGCAAGGCCCAGTAG